ATTTTGATCTTTTCCTCTCTGCTCAAATGCACTCCTTCACCTGTATCCATATTCACAGCAACACCACCAAGTCCATCAAAACTTTTAACCCAATTCGCATATCTTCTCAGTTGGGCAAAATCAACAGAGAAATCACTCTTCATAGGAGTTACCACCGCTGGAATTATTCCCTCAAGTTTCAACTTGCTCATATCCCTGTTCCTGATTTGTTTATATTAAACTCCTCTTAATTATCCTCTCCATGTTCAAAGCCAAAATTTTCCTTTTATCTTCAACTGAAATCCTTGAATAAATAACCCAGCCAAGCTGAGGTGCAGGGTCACGCATCGGCTGATCTGTCCCAAAAACTATTTTATCAGAACCAACCTCCTCCACCAGAAACTCAATTAAACCATCTGGGACATTTGTGAATGTCAACTCAAAAAACACATTCCCTCTCTCCTTGATAATATAAACTAAATCCCTTGCATGCTTAAAACCAATACCAGTATGAGCCAGCAAAAAATCAAGATCTGGATATAAAGATGAAATTTCATCAACCTCATCAACGAAGTTATCCGAGGGATGCAATAAAGCATAAAGTTTAAACTTATTTCCAAATTCAAAAAGTTTACGCCACCTCTTATCATTGTAAGAAATCAAAACCTTCGGATAATACGGCTTTATGCCTTTGAACTTTTTAACACAAAACCAATAATTTAATTCCTCTTCCCAATCATCAACATAAACCGGATTAAAAGAGGCATAACCGATAAAATGATCGGGATATTTCCTAATCGCCTTCAATGTTATTTCATTCCCCAACTTGTGATCAGCCCATATTGAAAGCCACGAGCTAACGCAACACTTTTTTATCCCAAGCGCCTCATTCCGCTTGAAAACAAAATCAATTCCCGATTTAATTAAAGGAGTATATCCAGAAACAATTTCATTTTCATCCCCAAGGTGAGCGTGCGCATCAATGATTTGAACTTTTATCCTTTCCCCCCTTTTCGCACTTTCAATTAGCTCATCACCTAATGAATCATCCAATCTGTAGAGCTTTATCCCAAGCAATTTAGCAAGATTATCCCCAGCGATTTTAACTTTATCCTCATCGCTGATATCAGAATAATCCAAAAAAGCCCTTGCAGCTCCGATACTTTTCAACGGAAACTCACTCCCGAAAAGAATCCTTTCAGCGCCAAAATTTTCAGCGAGATATTCAATCCCACAGTTCAATTGAAACGAGGAAAAATCAATATACAAATTGCGATGCTTCCTCATCAAAGTAAAAATTCTCCTTGCTTCCTCCCATCTCCCACCCTGTAAAACTACATTTAAATTTGGATGATTTGAACAAATCGCGTCAATCTCGGCAAAAGTCGCTTGATTATATCTCTCATCAAAACCCCTTCCAGCTTCAATGAAAAGTGGTATCTCCCTTTCCTCAAGCAATCTAAAGATTTTTCCACAAGTATATTCATCAAAGAAGTATCTATGAAGTTTAGGATAAAGTTTTACAGCTCTGATGCTGTTATCGCTCAGATAAGAATCAACATCTGGAAACTCACCTGTAATATCTGGCATCAAAACAAAGCACGGTATAATTTCAGGATGAGATTTTATCTCCTCAAGTAAAGTTTTGTTTCCAATAATTGGATCATAATCGCGAGCTAAAGTATGAACAGTAAGAGCGTAAGAAATCCCACACCTTTTCATTTCAGATAAAAGATGATCAATGCTATATAACTGATTCTCATCTTTAGGCGTAAATTTGCCGATATATGTAAAGCAATCAAAGTAAATTCTCTCGCGCATAAATATCAAGCGTATTTTTTAAAGCGGATTCAAACTTATCAAGTGTTTCAGATATATCACTCTCACTGTGCGAGAATGAAATGAACCACTTATCATAGACAAAAATGCCTTTCTTGAAAAGTTCACGATTCAAGATAAATTGTAGGTCTTTATTTTTCTTTGCATCTGTATAATTGAACAGGAAAAATGGGGCAACTGGCAAACCACCTATTTTAGCTTCAACCCCAATGCGAGAAGAGATATCAATAAAACCGCTCATTAACATCCTCCCAATTTTGAAGAGGGTTTCGTGAACATTCTCCCGTCTCATAACATCAATCGTTACAATAGCAGCAACTATAGAAAGCGTCTCACCAGCATAAGTTGCCGTTAAGACGAAATCATCAAGCCTCTTCATTATGTCTCTCCTCCCACCATAAGCTGAAATAGGATAACCGTTTGCCATAGCCTTTGCAAATGAAGAAAGATCTGGCTTTACTTCAAAGAACCCCTGCGCTCCTCCAAGCGAAAGGCGAAAACCAGTTAAAACCTCGTCAAAGATTAAAATTACATTGTATTCATCAGCAAGATTTCTCAAACCTCTTGGGAACTCACCGCTTATATCCTCATTAAAATCATATGGAACCGTTAGAATGCAAGCGATATTATGGGCGTCCCTCTTTAAAATTTTCTCAACTTCATCAAGATCTCCATATCTAACTTCATAGACATATGAGCTTAAAATTTCTGGAACCCCATTACCTTTGATTCCCGTCATAAACCAGTCGTGATAGCCGTTATATCCACATCTTATAATTTTATCTCTTCCTGTAAAAGCCCTCGCCAATCTTATGTTGCAAGCATTTGCATCAACACCATTTTTCATAAATCTCACCATTTCAACAGAAGGAACAGCTTCAACTATCCTCTTAGCAAGATCAATTTCAAGTGGGCTCGCCATGCTGAATAAAACACCCTTATCAATTTGCCTTTTAACAGCGTTATCAACCTCCTCATAACAATACCCAAGTATAACAGGTCCAAGCGCCATCCTATAATCAATGAACTCTCTTCCATCCACATCCCAGAATCTACAACCCTTGGCTTTTTCTATGAAAAACGGCATAACCCCTGCATAATCCATAATCGGACGCTTCGCGTTCGTCTGCGTCCCCCACGGTATAAATCTAAGTGCCTCACAAAGTAATTCTTCCGATTTGGTCATTTTATATCTATATTAATTTGATCCTCCCAAAACCTCAATTTCGTATAACCAACCCTATCAGGACCACCATCAAGTTGAAGCGAAAAAGTGTAGGGTTTCGCTCCCATTAAGATTTTATCATCAAATTTTAAACTAATGAAATTTGAAGCAGTGTAATATAATGACCTCCTAACATTTTCTCTGATGTAAGCAAAGTATGCATCGGTTTCAACTTTATCATATCTTATCCTTCCCGACTCAAAATTATATCTTGGACGAACATTTTCTCGCAAAATTTCAAAGTCAAGATCAAGCTTCAAACAAAGATAAATTTTTTTATCTTTGTCTTCTATCCCAAACCCAATACCAAGAGGAAATTTATCAACATCTAAAAGTTTTACCTTATTGATCAAGCTATCTATATTCTCATCCTTGTGATGCGGGATTAAGAAAGTTATAAAGAATTCAATGTCCCCCGTTTTATAATGCGACGATATCGTCTGATAGATAGCGAATTCATCTTGAAAATGTCTTATCTCTTGCTCAAAACTATCCTCTTTCGCGTATGACTCAGGGAAGTATATCAAAAGATTATAGTCACCTCCGACCTTAAAATGACCGATAGAATCAATCCTGGTATCATAAAAACCACGACCGTAGCGCAAAATCCTCTGCGTATGCCATAAAACCGCAAGCGTGTAATAATCCGTCTGAGTAAATTTCACCGCATCAACAACGACAAACCAGTTCAACTCCTTGAGAAAGACAATTATCCGATCCCAAGAATAACCAATTTTTTCTTCTACTAATCTCGTGCGCGAGTATTCAACCTCCTTAAAGGTCAAGAAATCAATTTTATATGTTCTGGACTCTCTGTAATTTCCGGAGTTTCTTACAAATTCAAGTAGCGATTGCTTTCTTTGTTCCTGAATTGGAGACCCAAGATATATCGGTTTCGTTCGCGCTTCCCTTTTATTTTTCCTGACCACTAAACGGTTATGGAAATAATCAGCCCTAAAAGCTCCGAACATCCCGCTTGGAAGAGCATCCCTATAACCAGCATGATGAAGTAAAATTGAACCATGTGTCATAAGAAATGAAATGGCATTTTCATCTGAACTCCCATGGTGCATTTTTTCTTCCTCAACAGGTATTGTATTTCTCAGATAATAGCGAGTCAAATAATTCCCGTCACCTTCATCTCTATAGTTTAAAAGGAGAAAAGTTGAAAGAGAATCCCAACCCGTTCTGAAGACGATTTTTTTCCCTATGATATCTTCAAGAACCTCGCGACTCTGATCCGTTGGAGTTATAGCTTTTATTCTATCATCGCACCATCTATATGCGTCCGATATTATTGATGCTAAACCTGCTGATTCCCTACCATCATAGAGCATTCTTCTAAAAATTTTTTCAGCAGCATATTTATACCTGCCATCCTTATAAAACGAAGCAGCCTTCTCAAAACAAGCGATAAATCTTTCAAATCCACTATTAAAATTCGCATCCCCAACATCAACTATAGTCCCAAACGGAGTGATAAGATTTAAATAGTAGTCAAAGTAATATCTAAAAATATGGCCTTTCAATATATCTTCACTTCCTGTGTTCTCAATATAAATTAACAAAGCGTGTAACCATACCCCATTATACAAAGTTGCATCTTCCGCTTCCCATTTGCCAAGGTTATCATAAATTAAAACTTCCGCTTGTTTACGCCACAATGATGCGGATGGATGATCCGGAAAAGCAATTGAACCGAGAAGATACGAAAGAGCACGAAGGACAGTTCTATTATGAGCACCCCATTCAGGGAAATAAGAAAGATGATCAACGCTACTTATGATACCATCTGTTATTCGTCGTTTCAATTCCTCGTTCAACAACCCAGAATTTTTAACGCTCAGATACGCTCTTACATAAGGATAAAGGAAGAAGAAATTTGGCAAAGCTGGAATGCCCTCGCTA
This Candidatus Thermokryptus mobilis DNA region includes the following protein-coding sequences:
- a CDS encoding amidohydrolase family protein, with amino-acid sequence MRERIYFDCFTYIGKFTPKDENQLYSIDHLLSEMKRCGISYALTVHTLARDYDPIIGNKTLLEEIKSHPEIIPCFVLMPDITGEFPDVDSYLSDNSIRAVKLYPKLHRYFFDEYTCGKIFRLLEEREIPLFIEAGRGFDERYNQATFAEIDAICSNHPNLNVVLQGGRWEEARRIFTLMRKHRNLYIDFSSFQLNCGIEYLAENFGAERILFGSEFPLKSIGAARAFLDYSDISDEDKVKIAGDNLAKLLGIKLYRLDDSLGDELIESAKRGERIKVQIIDAHAHLGDENEIVSGYTPLIKSGIDFVFKRNEALGIKKCCVSSWLSIWADHKLGNEITLKAIRKYPDHFIGYASFNPVYVDDWEEELNYWFCVKKFKGIKPYYPKVLISYNDKRWRKLFEFGNKFKLYALLHPSDNFVDEVDEISSLYPDLDFLLAHTGIGFKHARDLVYIIKERGNVFFELTFTNVPDGLIEFLVEEVGSDKIVFGTDQPMRDPAPQLGWVIYSRISVEDKRKILALNMERIIKRSLI
- a CDS encoding aspartate aminotransferase family protein, with protein sequence MTKSEELLCEALRFIPWGTQTNAKRPIMDYAGVMPFFIEKAKGCRFWDVDGREFIDYRMALGPVILGYCYEEVDNAVKRQIDKGVLFSMASPLEIDLAKRIVEAVPSVEMVRFMKNGVDANACNIRLARAFTGRDKIIRCGYNGYHDWFMTGIKGNGVPEILSSYVYEVRYGDLDEVEKILKRDAHNIACILTVPYDFNEDISGEFPRGLRNLADEYNVILIFDEVLTGFRLSLGGAQGFFEVKPDLSSFAKAMANGYPISAYGGRRDIMKRLDDFVLTATYAGETLSIVAAIVTIDVMRRENVHETLFKIGRMLMSGFIDISSRIGVEAKIGGLPVAPFFLFNYTDAKKNKDLQFILNRELFKKGIFVYDKWFISFSHSESDISETLDKFESALKNTLDIYARENLL